The DNA window CGGCCAGCACATAGGCCAACCCGATCGCCCCGCTCAGCGCCATATTGACCAAGGTCGCGCCGAATCCGCCGATGGCGATGAAATCGCTCGGCGCCTGGCCAGATTCGCGCATGATCCGCTGAAGTCCGGACGGCGCCTCTCGATCCAGTAGGATTCCGATCGCCAGCATCGTTGCCAACACAATCCCGAGGAAACCTCCCAGCAGAGCATTGTTCCCGGATGTCCAGACGAGCACGGGGTCCGGTACGAACCCATAAGATTTGAACAAGGCAACGATCAAGACCCCGACCAGGCCGGCGGCAAACCCCATGTTATAGAGCGCGAAGCCCATATGGGCCTTGAACACCTGAGCCGCCACCGGCGGCAGGATGAAGCCGATCAGGACTCCGGTTCCGATGCCGAGGGGCACGGCGATCCCAACCGGCAAGAGGGAGCTGAAGAGGATCTCCGAGGTGACCGGCGCCAGCGCCACGCCGAAAAACGCGGCATTGATGTGGGTCGCGAATGGCTGTCCCTTGAAACGCGCGTACAAGGCAACGCCGAGGACGATGAACCAGATATTGAGCAGGTTCTTGCCGAACAGACCAAATCCTAACAGGAGGAAGAGCGCGGCCACCGCCGCACCAGTGATCCTCGCTCCCACGAGGGAGTAGACCAGACACCCACTCAGGGTCAGCAGGCCCGCATTGACGAACCCGGCGCCCACCCCGCCGACGCCGAAATAATCGCTCAACAGGGTGTCGCGCGACGTCGTGATCGCGACCAACCCCTCGCCGATCTCGGTGGGACTGGAGACGAGAAAACCGAAAACGACGAACAGGGCGGCATAGCCGCTGATCACGAGAAGGATCAGCCGGTCCGAGGTCTCTCGTGCTGGCCGGGTCGGCCCATGCGTCGCGTCGTCAGGCGTCTCTGTCGATGGCATTGAGATGACCGTGGGGGGGCTGCGGGATGAGGATCCAGCTCTTGGCGAGCAAGCGCGCGTGGCGATGATACCTCGGGCAAGGTAGATCTGATCGGCGTTGACCATGAACCCCGGACTAGCGAGTCCTGCTGTACGCCGCAGCGCCGATCCGCATCGGCGAGCCCCCCAGCCTGCGCCGACGCCCCCTGCCTCTCAGGGGTTCCTGAATTGTCACACTTGAAACCTAGAATAGGCAACGCGAGTAAGTCTAGGTGCCCACACAGCCCACGATGCTCCGCCGTTTTCAACGGCCATATAGAAGGCCAGAAGCTTGGCACGCAGGCCCTCTGTGGTAAGGTGTTTTCCCAGAAACATGCCCCAATCCCTCGCCGATCAGGCCGCGGCTTGTCCGAGCGGATCCGTTAACCGACCCGTACCCAACAGGTTTCAGGAGGCAGGATGGCCGCTTTCACCCCAGATTCAAACTCGGTGTCCAGCGTGGACCGTGCACCCGTCCATGTGGATTTTGCCCTGCAGGGCGGCGGTGCCCATGGCGCCTTTGCCTGGGGCGTGCTCGACCGCCTCCTCGAAGAACCCTGGCTGCGGATCGACGGACTTTCGGGCACCTCAGCCGGAGCCATGAACGCGGCGGTGCTGAGCGATGGCTATGCCGAGGGCGGCGCCGAGGGCGCGCGGGCCGCGCTGGAAGGCTTCTGGCGGCGGGTCTCGGATGGGGCGCTCCTGAGTCCGCTGCGTCGGGGGCCGATGGATATCCTGCTGGGACAGTGGACCATGGACAACTCCCCGGCCTTCATCGCCATGGATCTGGCCTCGCGCCTGTTTTCGCCCTATGACCTGAATCCGGGCGGTTTCAATCCGTTGCGCGACATCCTCGCCCAGTCGATCGACTTCGCGCGGCTGGCCCGCTCGGAGGTCAAGGTGTTCGCCACCGCCACCTGCGTGCGCACCGGCCGCCCGCGCGTTTTCCGCAACGCGGACCTGACCCCGGATGCACTGCTCGCCTCGGCCTGTTTGCCCATGATGTTTCAGGCCATCGAGATCGACGGCGAGGCCTATTGGGATGGCGGATTTTCCGGTAATCCGACCATTTCGCCGCTGGTGCGCGAGTGCAGCGCCCACGACACCATCCTGATCCAGATCAATCCGGTCGAGCGCGCGGGCACCCCGCGCTCGGCGCGCGACATCCTCAACCGCGAGAACGAGATCGCCTTCAACGCGCCCCTGCTCAAGGAACTGCGTATGATCGCCCTGCTGCGGCAGGTCGCCGATCCGGGACATAGCGAAGGCGCGCTCTGGGCCGCCATGCGTCTGCACCGCATCTCCAGCGCGGCGATGGTCGAACTCGGGTATTCGTCCAAGCTCAATGCCGAATGGGCCTTTCTGTGCATGTTGCGCGACGAGGGCCGGACTTGCGCGGAAAGCTTCCTGAAACAGCATGGCGCCGACCTGGGTCAGCGTGCGACCTTTGACCTCGACCACCTGCTGGAGGGTGTCTGAACCATGGGATTGATCGGTATTCTGCTCGGGCTCGGGCTCCTCATCTGGCTGGCCTATCGCGGCTGGAGCGTGCTGCTGCTGACGCCGGTCGCGGCCCTGATCGCCGCCCTGTTCGCGGGCGAGC is part of the Thiocystis violascens DSM 198 genome and encodes:
- a CDS encoding patatin-like phospholipase family protein, with the protein product MAAFTPDSNSVSSVDRAPVHVDFALQGGGAHGAFAWGVLDRLLEEPWLRIDGLSGTSAGAMNAAVLSDGYAEGGAEGARAALEGFWRRVSDGALLSPLRRGPMDILLGQWTMDNSPAFIAMDLASRLFSPYDLNPGGFNPLRDILAQSIDFARLARSEVKVFATATCVRTGRPRVFRNADLTPDALLASACLPMMFQAIEIDGEAYWDGGFSGNPTISPLVRECSAHDTILIQINPVERAGTPRSARDILNRENEIAFNAPLLKELRMIALLRQVADPGHSEGALWAAMRLHRISSAAMVELGYSSKLNAEWAFLCMLRDEGRTCAESFLKQHGADLGQRATFDLDHLLEGV
- a CDS encoding DUF1576 domain-containing protein codes for the protein MPSTETPDDATHGPTRPARETSDRLILLVISGYAALFVVFGFLVSSPTEIGEGLVAITTSRDTLLSDYFGVGGVGAGFVNAGLLTLSGCLVYSLVGARITGAAVAALFLLLGFGLFGKNLLNIWFIVLGVALYARFKGQPFATHINAAFFGVALAPVTSEILFSSLLPVGIAVPLGIGTGVLIGFILPPVAAQVFKAHMGFALYNMGFAAGLVGVLIVALFKSYGFVPDPVLVWTSGNNALLGGFLGIVLATMLAIGILLDREAPSGLQRIMRESGQAPSDFIAIGGFGATLVNMALSGAIGLAYVLAVGGDLNGPVIGAILSIMGFAAFGKHPNNFVPIIIGVFLGSLAKPWHLADPSILLVALFGTNLAPIAGRFGWGWGIAAGFLHSSTALSVGVVHGGLNLYNNGFAAGIVAAVLVPIIVAIQSDRARV